TTAGTTTTAGCTTCTGATTTAGTAGATTTCATATCTTCTTTTAAGCTATGTAATAATTCCATTAAATCAAGGTTTTCAAGTAAATCTCTTACAATTTGTCCACCCATATTAGCTTCAAAACCAGTATGTTCATAATGATCATAAATAGTTCTATATTGCTCTTCATTTAAAATGTCATATTTCATTACTTTTTTAGAATGTTCATTATCATAAAAAGCTTCACCTGGCTCATTTACAATATATGCTTCATAGTATAATACTCTTTCTAAATCTTTTAATTTAACACCAAGTAAAGTACCAATTCTAGTTGGTAATGAACTTACCATCCAAATATGAGCAACAGGAGATACTAAATCAATATGTCCCATTCTGTGTCTTCGCACTTTTGCAGAAGTTACTTCAACCCCACATTTTTCACAAACAACACCTTTGTATCTCATTTTTTTGTATTTACCACAAAGACATTCATAATCTTTTACTGGTCCAAAAATTTTCGCACAAAATAAACCATCTCTTTCAGGTTTTAATGTTCTGTAGTTAATTGTTTCAGGTTTTTTAACTTCTCCACAAGACCAAGAAAGAATTTTTTCTGGACTTGCTAATCTTAATTGAAACGCTGAAAAATCTTGTGGTCTTTCTAACTCTTTTATTTCAATTGGTTCTAATACTGTATTTTTACTCATTATTTTCTACCTCGTCAAAAATCTCTACATCTAAACCTAAAGCTTTTAACTCTTTTGTTAATACAAAGAAAGTTTCAGGAACACCTGAATCTGGAACATTTTCACCGTTTGAAATTGCTCTATAAGCTCTCGTTCTTCCTTCTACGTCATCTGATTTTGTTGTAAGCATTTCTTTTAGAACAGCAGTTGCTCCATAAGCTTCCAATGCCCAAACTTCCATCTCTCCAAATCTTTGACCACCAAATAGTGCTTTACCACCAACTGGTTGTTGTGTTACAAGTGAATAAGGTCCAGTAGATCTTGCATGAACTTTTTCATCAACTAAGTGATGTAGTTTTAGCATATACATGTAACCTACATTTACTCTCTCTTTCATCTTATCACCAGTTTTACCATCAATAAGATTAGTTTTACCATCTAAGTCAATTTTTGCTAATTCAAATAGTTTTAAGAACTCATCTTCTTTTACACCATCAAATACTTGAGTTGCAAATCTAACACCTTTTGTCCAATCTTGTGCATAATCAACTAATTCATCATCACTTAATTTAGCTAAAAATTCTTTACCATTCATAAGTTTTGCAACATCAGCAATTTCTGTCATTTTAGCTCTTAATTCAGATACAAATTCAGTTTTCTTAGCATCAAAAATATCTTGGATTTGAGTTCCAAGTCTTTTACCTACTAATCCTAAGTGAACTTCTAAAATTTGTCCAATATTCATCCGTGATGGAACCCCAAGTGGATTTAAAATAACATCAACAGTTGAACCATCTTCTAAGTAAGGCATATCAACTTGTGGTACGATGTTAGAAACAATACCTTTGTTTCCATGTCGTCCAGCCATTTTATCCCCAACTTTGATTTTTCTCTTAGTTGCTACATATACTTTAACTTGTTTGATTACACCTGATTGTAAAATATCATCATGTTCTAATACTTCAAGTTTTTCTTCATGGTCAGTTCTTAATCTAGATTTTTGATTAATAAAATACTCTTTAATATCATTGTATTTTTTTTCAACATCTTTATCATAAGAAGATACTACTTTTTTCATAGCAAATCTATTTACACTTGATAATACATCTAAAGGAATAACTTGACCTTTTTTATAAACTACATCGTCTAAATCAACATCTTTAGCTAGTAGAGCTTTTGATAATAAATCATTGATTTTTAAAATCTCTTCTCTATCAAGCATTAATAATTTATCATGATGTTTTAAATCAAGTTCTGCTTTTTCTGATTCAATTTCAGCAACTGCTCTTGAATCTTTTTCATAACCTTTTTTAGTAAATACTTTTACATCAACAACTGTACCTTCCATTGAAGTAGGACAGTAAAGTGATTTATTAATAACATGACCAGCTTTTTCACCAAAGATTGCTCTTAATAGTCTCTCTTCAGGAGTTGGTTTAATTTCACCTTTTGGTGTAACTTTTCCAACCATAATCATACCTGGCTTGATAAATGTACCAACTTTTACAATTCCTGATTCATCAAGATGTGTAATTGATTCATCTTTAACACCTGGTAAATCTCTTGTTATCTCTTCATTACCATGTTTAAGTTCTCTACACTCTACATCTTTTTCATAAATATGAATAGAAGTAAAGGCATCTTCTTTAATTAGTCTTTGTGATAATACAATTGCATCTTCGTAGTTATATCCATTCCATGGCATGAAGGCAACACACGCATTAACACCAACTGCTAATTCACCTTTATCCATTGAAGGACCATCAGCAATTACTTGACCTTTTTCAACAATATCACCCTCTTTTACTGCAATTCTTTGCCCAAAAGATGTATTATTATTTGTTCTTACGTTTTTGTTTACACTATAATGGTCAATAAATGCACCATTTTCATCTTCACCTCTAACGTAAATATTTTTAGCATCAGCTTTTTCAACAATACCTGTTCTATCAGCTTTAATAGCTTCCCAAGCATCTCTTGCAACTGTTTTTTCTAAACCAGTTCCAACTATTGGAGCATTTGGTCTTAATAATGGAACTGCTTGTCTCATCATATTCGATCCCATAAGTGCTCTATTGGCATCATCATGTTCTAAGAATGGAATTAATGAAGCAGCAACACCCATAACCATTTGAGAAGAGATGTCAATTAAATTAACCTTCCCTCTTTCAACAATTAGAATTTCACCATCTTGTCTAGCTTCAATTAGAGGCTCAACAATTTTACCATTGTCATCAACTTTAGTAGAACCAGGAGCAATTAATAAGCCCTCTTCTTGAGTTGCAGTAACATAGATAATTTCATTTGAAACGATACCATCATTAACTTTTTTATATGGTGCTTCAATAAATCCTAATTCATTTACTTTTGCAAATGTAGATAAAGTATTGATAAGACCAATATTTTGTCCCTCTGGAGTTTCAACTGGACAAATTCTTCCGTAGTGAGTTGCGTGAACATCTCTTACTTCAAATCCAGCTCTCTCTTTTACAAGTCCACCTTCACCAAGTGCAGAAAGTCTTCTTTTATGAGTAACTTCTGATAATGGGTTAGTTTGATCCATAAATTGTGATAATTGACCAGATGTAAAGAACTCAGTAATTGTTGATGTAATCATTTTAGAGTTAACTAAATCATGTGGCATAATATCTTCTAATGTACCAGATAATGTAGTCATTTTATCTCTAATAGCTTTTTGCATTTTGATTAAACCAGAATGCATTTCATTAGCAAGTAACTCACCAATAGCTCTAATTCTTCTGTTACCTAAGTGATCTCTATCATCAATATGCCCATGACCAGATTTAACTTTTACAAGATATTGAACAGTTTTAATAACATCTTCATAAGTAAGTGTTGTAACATATTCAGGAACATTTACACCTAACTTGTGGTTCATTTTCATTCTTCCCACTTTAGTTAAGTCATATCTTTCTGGATCAAAGAATAATTTTTTAACGAAATCTTTAGCAGCTTCTTTAGTTACAGGCTCACCTGGTCTCATTACTTTGTAAATTCTAATAGCAGCTAAATCATTTTCATCTTCTAATTGCTCAGTTTGTCTTAATAATTTTAAAGACTCAGCATCTGCAGCAAATGCGTTGATAATAGAATCATCAACACCTTCAGCTAAATCATTTGCGATATCAAAAGATTCAAAACCTAAGTCAAGAAGTTTTTTTAGTTTTAATTCATCTAAATGAGTTAAAGAATCAAATAATACTTCACCTGATTCTGGATCAAAAATTGTACCAGCAGTACTTCTATCCATCAATAATTCAACTGGGTATTCAACTAATTTTAATCCACCATCAACTAAGGCTTTAGCTTTTCTAGCAGTTAATCTTTTTCCAGCAGCAATTACTAAATTACCTTTATCATCTTTAATATCAAATTCAACTCTTCCTGTAAAATCTTCAGGACTAAATTCAGTTAAGAATTTATTGTTTTTAATTTTAATATTTAAAATTGGGTAGAACATTTTGATAATATCTTCTTTAGAATATCCTAATGCTCTAAAAAGAATAGTTACAGGAACTTTTCTTCTTTTGTTGATTCTTACATATAATACATCTTTTGCATCATATTCAAAATATAACCAAGAACCTCTATCTGGAATAATTTGTCCAGTATAGATTAATTTATTTCCAGCAGTGTTTGATTCTTCTTCTTTGAAGATAACACCAGGAGATCTATGTAATTGGTTTACAACAACTCTTTCAACACCATTTACAATAAATGATGTTCTATCTGTCATTAAAGGTATTTCTCTAACGAATAAAGATTGTTCTTTCATATCTTTAACGCCGATTTTTTCACCAGTTTTTTCGTTAAGATCCCAAAGTGTTAATCTTATTTTGATTTTTAATGGGATTGAGTAAGTAAGACCTCTAACCATAGACTCTCTTACGTCATATTTTGGTTTACCCACTTCACTTTCTATATAGTCAAGAGTAATTCTACCCTGAGCATCATGAATTGGAAAAATTGATTTAAATACTTTTTCAATTCCAGCATCAGTTCTGCTCTCTTTTCCGACCATTAAGAAGTTGTCATACGAATTTTGTTGTAATTGTAATAAATTAGGAATTTCAATATGTTGTGGATTTTTAGCAAAATCGACTCTAAGCCTATTACCAGATTTTAAAGAATTTAGCATAGTTCACCTTGTCAAAAATTTGATTTTTTTTTTGCTTTTTAGTATAAAGCACAAAAGCATCCCTAAAGGATAGGGTTAAAATTCCTTAGAATTTTAACCTTAGCCTTCAAAGATGCTATCTATATACAAGGCATAAAAGCCTTGTATTACATAGAATAAATTACAAGTAAGTAATTATTTTAATTCTACTTTTGCACCAGCTGCTTCTAATTCAGCTTTAGCTGCTTCTGCATCTTCTTTTCCAATACCTTCTTTAACGATTGCACCAGCTTCTTCAGACATAGCTTTAGCTTCTTTTAATCCAAGACCAGTTAATGCTCTAATTGCTTTAATAACATTAATTTTTTTGTCTCCTGCATCAAGAATAACAACATTAAATTCTGTTTGCTCTTCAGCAGATTCAGTAGCTGCAACAGCTCCACCAGCAACTGCAACAGGTTGTGCAGATACTCCAAATTTTTCTTCGAATTCTTTTACTAATTCAGATAACTCTAATACAGATAAACCAGAGATGTATTCTAATACGTCTTCTTTAGAAATTGCCATTTCATTTCCTTCTAATTTTTTATTTTTATTTTTATTTAAATAATTGTTGCTTATTAAGCAGCCTCTTCTTCTTTTTTCTTTCTAAGAGCATCAAGCCCAATAGTAAAGTTCGTGATTGGTGCCATCCATGTAGCAGCAAGCATACCAAGAAGTTGTTCTCTTGATGGTAACTTAGCAAATGCATTAACAGTAGCAAGATCAGCGATTTTACCTTCAATGATACCAGATTTGATAGCAAATTTATCTTTGTTATCAGATGCAAATTTATCAGCTACTTTACAAGCTGAGATTTGATCTTCTGACCATAAGAAAATGTTTGTACCAGTTAATTCGATATCACCTAATTCAGCATTTTTTACAGAAACAGCAACAAGAGTATTTTTTGCAACTTGTACTTTAGTTCCATTATCTCTAGCGTCTTTTCTTAATACTTCTAACTGTTTATGAGTTAATCCTTTGTAATCACAAACTACGATAGCTTGAGACTCTTTGAATTCAGAAGTTAAGAAATCAACGATTTCTGATTTTTGTTGTTTAGTCATCATTATATATTTCCCCCTTTCAAAACATCCAACTTCGGCGGGTTTTACAAGATACGGGGGTATCTAACCAGCTGTCTTCAGTTTTATATCAGTGCCTTGAATAACACTCAAAAATATTGATTTTATCAACATATTTGAATGTTAAAATTTCTTTTAACAAGTTTACAGATAAATCAAAGACCTAACTGTAAACTTAAATAAATAAAAGTAAAATTTACTTTTATTTACGCTTTTATATCCATAACTTCTAAAACCTCTAATGAAATAGATGGTGACATAGTTAAAGAGATTGCAGCATTAGTAATATATCTACCTTTTGCAGTTGAAGGTTTAGCTTTATTAATTGCACCTACAAATGCTTGGATATTTTCTGTAATTGCTTCGTTAGAAAATGAAACTTTTCCAACTGCAGCTTGCATATTACCTTTTTTGTCAACTCTATATGTAACTTGACCACCTTTAGCATCATTAACAGCTTTTGAAACGTCCATTGTAACAGTTCCAGTTTTAGGATTAGGCATTAAACCTTTTGGCCCTAAAATTCTACCAATTTTACCAACCATTCCCATACAATCAGGAGTTGCTATTAAAACATCAAAATCGATGTTTCCAGCTTGAATTGATTCTACTAAATCATCATTACCAACAATATCAGCACCAGCTGCTTTTGCTTCGTCCATTTTTGTTCCCTTAGCGAAAACTGCAACTCTTACAGTTTTACCAGTACCATGAGGAAGAACAACAGCACCTCTAATCATTTGATCAGCGTGTCTTGGATCTACATTAAGATTAAGTGCAACTTCAACACTTTCATCAAATTTAGCTGATTTTAATTCTTTTACACAAACAACTGCTTCTGCTAATGTGTATTTTTTGTCTTCAATTTTTTCTAATAAACTTTTATATCTTTTTGAAACTTTTGCCATTTTATTCTCCGCAACTTTATTTTTTTTTCGAGGAAACTCGTACCTCATTTGCTACCATCTTTTAAAGTCAGTGGTCAGACTGTTTTGAAAAGAAATATTAAATTTCTACTTCAATTCCCATAGATCTAGCTGAACCAGCAACAATTTTT
This portion of the Arcobacter nitrofigilis DSM 7299 genome encodes:
- the rplA gene encoding 50S ribosomal protein L1, with the protein product MAKVSKRYKSLLEKIEDKKYTLAEAVVCVKELKSAKFDESVEVALNLNVDPRHADQMIRGAVVLPHGTGKTVRVAVFAKGTKMDEAKAAGADIVGNDDLVESIQAGNIDFDVLIATPDCMGMVGKIGRILGPKGLMPNPKTGTVTMDVSKAVNDAKGGQVTYRVDKKGNMQAAVGKVSFSNEAITENIQAFVGAINKAKPSTAKGRYITNAAISLTMSPSISLEVLEVMDIKA
- the rplL gene encoding 50S ribosomal protein L7/L12 — translated: MAISKEDVLEYISGLSVLELSELVKEFEEKFGVSAQPVAVAGGAVAATESAEEQTEFNVVILDAGDKKINVIKAIRALTGLGLKEAKAMSEEAGAIVKEGIGKEDAEAAKAELEAAGAKVELK
- the rpoB gene encoding DNA-directed RNA polymerase subunit beta — protein: MLNSLKSGNRLRVDFAKNPQHIEIPNLLQLQQNSYDNFLMVGKESRTDAGIEKVFKSIFPIHDAQGRITLDYIESEVGKPKYDVRESMVRGLTYSIPLKIKIRLTLWDLNEKTGEKIGVKDMKEQSLFVREIPLMTDRTSFIVNGVERVVVNQLHRSPGVIFKEEESNTAGNKLIYTGQIIPDRGSWLYFEYDAKDVLYVRINKRRKVPVTILFRALGYSKEDIIKMFYPILNIKIKNNKFLTEFSPEDFTGRVEFDIKDDKGNLVIAAGKRLTARKAKALVDGGLKLVEYPVELLMDRSTAGTIFDPESGEVLFDSLTHLDELKLKKLLDLGFESFDIANDLAEGVDDSIINAFAADAESLKLLRQTEQLEDENDLAAIRIYKVMRPGEPVTKEAAKDFVKKLFFDPERYDLTKVGRMKMNHKLGVNVPEYVTTLTYEDVIKTVQYLVKVKSGHGHIDDRDHLGNRRIRAIGELLANEMHSGLIKMQKAIRDKMTTLSGTLEDIMPHDLVNSKMITSTITEFFTSGQLSQFMDQTNPLSEVTHKRRLSALGEGGLVKERAGFEVRDVHATHYGRICPVETPEGQNIGLINTLSTFAKVNELGFIEAPYKKVNDGIVSNEIIYVTATQEEGLLIAPGSTKVDDNGKIVEPLIEARQDGEILIVERGKVNLIDISSQMVMGVAASLIPFLEHDDANRALMGSNMMRQAVPLLRPNAPIVGTGLEKTVARDAWEAIKADRTGIVEKADAKNIYVRGEDENGAFIDHYSVNKNVRTNNNTSFGQRIAVKEGDIVEKGQVIADGPSMDKGELAVGVNACVAFMPWNGYNYEDAIVLSQRLIKEDAFTSIHIYEKDVECRELKHGNEEITRDLPGVKDESITHLDESGIVKVGTFIKPGMIMVGKVTPKGEIKPTPEERLLRAIFGEKAGHVINKSLYCPTSMEGTVVDVKVFTKKGYEKDSRAVAEIESEKAELDLKHHDKLLMLDREEILKINDLLSKALLAKDVDLDDVVYKKGQVIPLDVLSSVNRFAMKKVVSSYDKDVEKKYNDIKEYFINQKSRLRTDHEEKLEVLEHDDILQSGVIKQVKVYVATKRKIKVGDKMAGRHGNKGIVSNIVPQVDMPYLEDGSTVDVILNPLGVPSRMNIGQILEVHLGLVGKRLGTQIQDIFDAKKTEFVSELRAKMTEIADVAKLMNGKEFLAKLSDDELVDYAQDWTKGVRFATQVFDGVKEDEFLKLFELAKIDLDGKTNLIDGKTGDKMKERVNVGYMYMLKLHHLVDEKVHARSTGPYSLVTQQPVGGKALFGGQRFGEMEVWALEAYGATAVLKEMLTTKSDDVEGRTRAYRAISNGENVPDSGVPETFFVLTKELKALGLDVEIFDEVENNE
- the rplJ gene encoding 50S ribosomal protein L10 — its product is MTKQQKSEIVDFLTSEFKESQAIVVCDYKGLTHKQLEVLRKDARDNGTKVQVAKNTLVAVSVKNAELGDIELTGTNIFLWSEDQISACKVADKFASDNKDKFAIKSGIIEGKIADLATVNAFAKLPSREQLLGMLAATWMAPITNFTIGLDALRKKKEEEAA